In Streptomyces violaceusniger Tu 4113, one DNA window encodes the following:
- a CDS encoding SDR family NAD(P)-dependent oxidoreductase, with protein MLDLGLEGRTVLVTGATGAIGRAAARAFAEQGARVALAFRHHREAAEALAAELSGRDGGRAFAVPYALDDAASPRWVVAAVEEHCGGLDVLVAAARRRGTRRDPHTRFEDVPEEHWRPLVADGFVPAMRTVQWAVAGMRKRGWGRIALVASPQAPDGAADGEFHAVERAGLHGLVRGLAGEVGGDGVLINAVCPGPVPPDRPPTPPDRPPTPPDRPPTPPDRPPTSPDRLPTTPEDIARALLFLCSAANGTITGEALTLAGCR; from the coding sequence ATGTTGGACCTCGGCCTGGAAGGGCGCACTGTCCTGGTCACCGGCGCCACCGGGGCCATCGGCCGGGCCGCCGCACGCGCCTTCGCGGAGCAGGGCGCCCGGGTGGCGCTCGCCTTCCGGCACCACCGCGAGGCCGCCGAGGCGCTGGCCGCCGAGCTGTCCGGACGGGACGGTGGCAGGGCCTTCGCCGTGCCGTACGCACTGGACGACGCCGCGTCGCCGCGCTGGGTCGTGGCCGCCGTGGAGGAGCACTGCGGCGGGCTCGACGTGCTGGTGGCGGCCGCCCGGCGGCGGGGCACGCGGCGCGATCCGCACACCCGGTTCGAGGACGTACCGGAGGAGCACTGGCGGCCGCTCGTCGCCGACGGCTTCGTGCCCGCTATGCGCACCGTCCAGTGGGCCGTCGCCGGGATGCGCAAGCGCGGCTGGGGCCGGATCGCGCTGGTGGCCTCGCCGCAGGCACCGGACGGCGCAGCCGACGGGGAGTTCCACGCGGTGGAGCGGGCCGGGCTGCACGGTCTGGTCCGCGGTCTGGCGGGCGAAGTGGGCGGCGATGGAGTGCTGATCAACGCCGTGTGCCCCGGGCCGGTCCCGCCTGACCGGCCGCCGACTCCGCCTGACCGGCCGCCGACTCCGCCCGACCGGCCGCCGACTCCGCCTGACCGGCCGCCCACCTCGCCCGACCGGCTGCCCACGACCCCCGAGGACATCGCCCGCGCCCTCCTCTTCCTGTGCTCGGCGGCCAACGGCACGATCACCGGCGAAGCACTGACGCTCGCGGGGTGCCGCTGA
- a CDS encoding GlxA family transcriptional regulator: protein MHTVVILALDQVIPFDLATPIEVFTRTRLPDGREPYRVRICGPAPSVDAGVFALQAPYGLEALAEADTIVVPGRSDALLPVPDEVIDALRDAADRGTRIASICSGAFVLAATGLLDGHRATTHWLAGALLSELHPKIQVDPDVLYVDNGQFLTSAGAAAGLDLCLHMIRCDHGSAVAADAARLSVMPLEREGGQAQFIVHDQPPVPRGSLFEPLLRWMEDNAGRDLTLKEIAAHIGMSTRTLNRRFREHTGTTPLQWLHRARIRQAQYLLEATTHPVERIATQVGFGSPTSFRDRFKRVVGTSPHSYRSAFQRNAG, encoded by the coding sequence ATGCACACTGTCGTGATCCTGGCGCTGGACCAGGTCATCCCCTTTGATCTGGCCACCCCGATCGAGGTCTTCACCCGCACCCGGCTGCCCGACGGCCGGGAGCCCTACCGGGTCCGGATCTGCGGCCCCGCCCCCAGCGTCGACGCCGGGGTGTTCGCCCTCCAGGCCCCGTACGGGCTCGAGGCGCTCGCCGAGGCCGACACGATCGTCGTGCCCGGCCGCAGCGACGCCCTGCTCCCGGTCCCCGACGAGGTGATCGACGCGCTGCGGGACGCCGCCGACCGGGGCACCCGTATCGCCTCGATCTGCTCCGGGGCCTTCGTCCTCGCCGCCACCGGACTGCTCGACGGACACCGCGCCACCACCCACTGGCTCGCCGGTGCGCTGCTTTCCGAGCTCCATCCGAAGATCCAGGTCGACCCGGATGTGCTCTATGTGGACAACGGCCAGTTCCTCACCTCGGCAGGCGCCGCGGCCGGGCTCGACCTGTGTCTGCACATGATCCGGTGCGACCATGGCTCCGCCGTGGCCGCCGACGCCGCGCGGCTGTCCGTGATGCCCCTGGAACGGGAGGGCGGGCAGGCCCAGTTCATCGTTCACGACCAGCCGCCCGTACCGCGCGGATCGCTGTTCGAACCGCTGCTGCGGTGGATGGAGGACAACGCCGGACGGGACCTCACCCTCAAGGAGATCGCCGCCCACATCGGCATGAGCACCCGCACCCTCAACCGCCGCTTCCGGGAGCACACCGGGACCACCCCGCTGCAGTGGCTGCACCGCGCCCGGATCCGGCAGGCGCAGTATCTGCTGGAGGCCACCACCCACCCGGTCGAGCGCATCGCCACCCAGGTCGGCTTCGGCTCGCCCACCTCCTTCCGGGACCGCTTCAAGCGCGTCGTCGGCACCAGCCCGCACAGCTACCGCTCCGCCTTCCAGCGAAACGCCGGATAG
- a CDS encoding FAD-dependent monooxygenase produces the protein MTREIDTDVCVVGGGPAGLVLALLMLRSGARVTVVECARAHQRVVRGEILQPGAMALLDALDVLAGARARGAHEHDRFLVIEGERVLLEADYRLLAAPYDHLLSVPRPHLLDELLAHCRRSPGFRYLPGRRAGALLWREQRIAGVIAEGPPGRCAVRARVVVGADGRFSRIRRLAGIGAGRADAFAQDVLWCTFIAPREEPPLRDVRVFRTGGGPALVYGSWPNRIQIGWTLPHRRYSHIAALGFDHVKERLVRAVPGYATLIRDQLRTPADLGVIEVFSARAERWVADGLVLIGDAAHTHSPIGAQGINLAVQDAVVLHPLLARALAEGDTSAERLAEFEQRRGPDIAAVMRMQTLQSRAILSQGAFTTRVRPRLAWALRRTPLYRKILQRMAYGNPSIRIADAGVCGRT, from the coding sequence ATGACGCGCGAGATCGACACCGATGTGTGCGTGGTCGGCGGCGGCCCGGCCGGTCTGGTGCTGGCGCTGCTGATGCTGCGGTCGGGGGCCCGGGTGACCGTGGTGGAGTGCGCCCGCGCGCATCAGCGCGTGGTCCGCGGCGAAATCCTCCAACCCGGCGCGATGGCGCTGCTGGACGCGCTCGATGTGCTCGCCGGCGCCCGCGCCCGCGGCGCCCATGAGCACGACCGATTCCTGGTCATCGAGGGCGAGCGAGTCCTGCTGGAGGCCGACTACCGGCTGCTCGCGGCGCCGTACGACCACCTGTTGAGCGTTCCGCGCCCCCATCTGCTGGACGAGCTCCTCGCCCACTGCCGCCGCTCGCCCGGCTTCCGCTATCTGCCCGGACGGCGGGCCGGGGCCCTGTTGTGGCGGGAGCAGCGGATCGCCGGGGTCATCGCCGAGGGGCCGCCGGGCCGCTGTGCCGTACGGGCCCGGGTCGTCGTCGGCGCGGACGGCCGGTTCTCGCGGATCCGGCGGCTGGCGGGCATCGGAGCGGGCCGCGCCGACGCGTTCGCCCAGGATGTGCTCTGGTGCACGTTCATCGCGCCCCGGGAAGAGCCGCCGCTCCGCGATGTGCGGGTGTTCCGCACCGGCGGCGGCCCGGCGCTGGTCTACGGCTCCTGGCCCAACCGCATCCAGATCGGCTGGACCCTGCCGCACCGGCGCTACAGCCATATCGCCGCCCTCGGCTTCGACCATGTCAAGGAGCGGCTGGTGCGTGCCGTGCCGGGGTACGCCACGCTGATCCGCGATCAGCTCCGCACCCCGGCCGACCTCGGCGTGATCGAGGTCTTCTCCGCACGCGCCGAGCGCTGGGTCGCCGATGGGCTGGTGCTGATCGGCGACGCCGCCCACACCCACAGCCCGATCGGCGCCCAGGGCATCAACCTGGCGGTGCAGGACGCGGTGGTGCTGCACCCCCTGCTGGCCCGCGCCCTGGCCGAGGGTGACACCAGCGCCGAGCGGCTGGCGGAGTTCGAGCAGCGGCGCGGGCCCGATATCGCGGCGGTGATGCGGATGCAGACCCTGCAGAGCCGGGCGATCCTCTCGCAGGGCGCGTTCACCACCCGGGTGCGCCCCCGTCTCGCGTGGGCGCTGCGTCGTACGCCGCTCTATCGCAAGATCCTGCAGCGTATGGCCTACGGCAACCCGTCGATCCGTATCGCCGATGCCGGAGTGTGCGGCCGGACATGA